The Populus alba chromosome 4, ASM523922v2, whole genome shotgun sequence genome contains a region encoding:
- the LOC118033044 gene encoding trans-resveratrol di-O-methyltransferase has product MDVDQGHGVSELFKAQCKLYKHIYYFIESMSLKCAVQLGIPDIIHKNNQPITLPQLVSALDIPVSKANFLQRLMRILVHSGVFDTTKMHGNQEEEEEGYVLTSSSRLLLKDSPTNLPPAVIAMLDPVLMSPWFSLGEWIQGKERTPFEAYHGMSFWEYGKRNIKFINNLNESMASDSQLVSLVVKEHMEIFESVDSLVDVGGGTGTLARSIADAYPHMKCTVLDLPHVVANLPESENLKFVGGDMFKSIPSADAIIIKSVLLNWSDEDCIKILKRCRAAIPSKDEGGKLVLVEMVINDKKDEHELTKTRLFVDMEMMLICNGRGRNEEEWKKLFLEAGFSHYKITATSGLNSIIMVYP; this is encoded by the exons ATGGATGTAGATCAAGGACATGGAGTTAGTGAGCTGTTTAAGGCTCAGTGTAAACTCTACAAACATATCTACTACTTTATAGAATCAATGTCACTAAAATGTGCTGTTCAGCTAGGCATACCGGATATAATCCACAAAAATAACCAACCCATTACCCTTCCACAGTTGGTTTCAGCACTAGATATTCCTGTATCAAAAGCAAATTTCCTCCAGCGCCTTATGCGTATACTGGTGCATTCTGGTGTCTTTGATACAACCAAAATGCATGGgaatcaagaagaagaagaagaaggttatGTTCTCACTTCTTCTTCTAGGCTATTGCTCAAAGATAGCCCCACCAACTTGCCCCCAGCTGTTATAGCAATGCTAGATCCTGTGTTAATGAGTCCCTGGTTTTCTCTCGGCGAGTGGATCCAAGGGAAGGAGCGCACGCCATTTGAAGCTTACCATGGAATGAGCTTTTGGGAATATGGGAAGAGAAACATCAAATTCATCAACAACTTGAATGAATCAATGGCCAGTGATTCTCAATTGGTGAGCTTGGTTGTCAAAGAGCACATGGAGATTTTCGAGTCAGTGGATTCGTTGGTTGATGTAGGGGGTGGCACAGGAACTCTTGCTAGGAGCATAGCTGATGCATACCCTCATATGAAATGCACAGTCTTGGACCTCCCACATGTTGTTGCCAACTTGCCAGAAAGtgaaaacttgaaatttgtTGGAGGTGACATGTTCAAGTCCATCCCTTCTGCAGATGCAATTATTATCAAG TCAGTTTTGCTTAACTGGAGTGATGAGGACTGCATAAAGATTTTGAAGCGATGCAGAGCAGCAATTCCAAGCAAAGATGAGGGAGGAAAGCTTGTACTAGTGGAAATGGTGATTAATGACAAGAAAGATGAACATGAATTGACCAAAACAAGGCTCTTTGTTGACATGGAAATGATGCTTATATGCAATGGAAGGGGAAGAAATGAGGAGGAATGGAAAAAACTTTTCCTGGAGGCTGGCTTTAGTCACTACAAGATTACAGCCACATCTGGGCTAAATTCTATTATTATGGTGTATCCCTGA
- the LOC118033045 gene encoding probable O-methyltransferase 3, whose protein sequence is MDPIIQDQKATELFQAHTHLHSQMFNYINSMSLMCASQLGIPDIIHNHGRPITLPHLVSALHIAPNKTGIIYRLMRMLVHSGFFATTKAAGGQGEGEEEAYVLTPPSQLLVKDNTNCLSPFMSLINPAFVTPWLSLGDWFRGNEPTAFEHAYGMAFWEYHNQNPELNRLFNEAMACDSQMMNMVIRDCKPIFEGLNSMVDVGGGTGSLSRIISEAFPHMKCTVLELPQVITNLESTKNLNYVGGDMFQHIPSADAVILKLIFHGWSDEDCLKILKKCKEAISSKEKGGKVIIVDVVIDEKKDEKELTETKFLFDMLMMVVAAGKERSVEEWEKLFLEAGFSHYKITPLFGLRSLIEVYP, encoded by the exons ATGGATCCCATTATTCAAGACCAGAAAGCAACCGAGTTGTTTCAAGCTCACACTCATTTGCATAGCCAAATGTTCAATTACATAAATTCTATGTCTCTCATGTGTGCATCCCAGCTAGGCATACCAGACATAATCCACAACCATGGCAGGCCAATCACTCTCCCTCACCTGGTCTCAGCACTGCACATCGCACCAAACAAAACTGGTATCATATACCGGCTTATGCGCATGTTGGTGCACTCAGGCTTCTTTGCCACCACAAAAGCTGCCGGTGGTCAAGGAGAAGGGGAGGAAGAAGCCTATGTTCTAACACCACCTTCTCAGCTACTTGTCAAAGATAACACCAATTGCTTGTCACCGTTTATGTCATTGATTAACCCAGCGTTTGTGACACCATGGCTTTCCTTGGGAGATTGGTTTCGAGGAAATGAGCCTACTGCATTTGAGCATGCATATGGGATGGCATTTTGGGAGTACCATAACCAAAATCCTGAACTCAACCGTCTTTTCAATGAAGCAATGGCCTGTGATTCTCAGATGATGAACATGGTTATCAGAGACTGTAAGCCAATTTTTGAGGGGTTGAATTCAATGGTCGATGTAGGAGGTGGTACCGGCTCACTTTCCAGGATCATATCCGAGGCATTCCCTCATATGAAATGCACGGTTCTTGAGCTTCCCCAAGTCATAACCAACTTGGAAAGCACCAAAAACCTTAATTATGTTGGAGGAGATATGTTTCAACATATCCCTTCTGCAGATGCCGTCATACTTAAG TTAATTTTTCATGGTTGGAGTGATGAGGATTGCTTGAAGATATTGAAGAAATGCAAAGAAGCTATTTCGAGCAAAGAAAAGGGAGGAAAGGTGATTATAGTAGATGTGGTGATAGATGAGAAGAAAGATGAGAAGGAACTAACCGAAACAAAGTTCCTCTTCGACATGCTGATGATGGTTGTGGCTGCTGGAAAAGAGAGAAGTGTCGAAGAATGGGAAAAGCTGTTCTTGGAGGCTGGCTTCAGTCACTACAAGATCACACCCTTGTTTGGTTTAAGGTCCCTAATTGAAGTTTATCCATAG